In Actinomycetota bacterium, the following proteins share a genomic window:
- a CDS encoding ABC transporter permease, giving the protein MPIISAPMDSRTETQIHVALDKVFSERTAIVIAHRLSTVKRADRIIVIEDGRVVESGTYRELMAAGGYASNLFCAQII; this is encoded by the coding sequence GTGCCGATCATCTCAGCTCCTATGGACTCACGTACCGAGACCCAGATCCATGTTGCCTTGGACAAGGTTTTCTCTGAGCGCACCGCAATCGTCATCGCCCATCGGCTGTCCACAGTAAAAAGGGCCGACAGGATAATCGTGATAGAGGATGGCCGTGTTGTTGAGAGCGGCACGTATCGCGAGCTGATGGCGGCGGGCGGATACGCCTCGAATCTCTTCTGCGCTCAGATAATCTGA